In the Phaseolus vulgaris cultivar G19833 chromosome 7, P. vulgaris v2.0, whole genome shotgun sequence genome, one interval contains:
- the LOC137827618 gene encoding methylthioribose kinase-like, whose protein sequence is MTFSEFRPLDEKFLIEYIKSVPALSSKLANNFDDLSVKEVGDGNLNFVFIVSNSAGSFVIKQALPYVRLIGESWPMTKERAYFESLTLKEEGRLCPEHVPEVYHFDRTMSLIVMRYLEPPHIILRKGLIAGTEYPLLAEHMADFMAKTLFFTSLLFRSTTKHKRDVAEYCGNVELCRLTEQVVFSDPYKISEHNRWTAPYLDRDAEAVREDNLLKLEVAELKSMFIERAQALLHADLHTSSVMVTRESTQVIDPEFSFYGPMGYDVGAFLGNLILAFFSQDGHADQTNDRKAYKEWILKTIEDTWNLFQHKFTSLWDEHRNGTGEAYLPAIYNNPEVQLLVQKKYMTNLFHDSLGFGAAKMIRRIVGVAHVEDFESIADAAKRATCERRALNLAKMLLKERRKFDGIAEIISAIRQY, encoded by the exons ATGACTTTCTCGGAGTTCCGACCGCTCGACGAGAAGTTTCTCATCGAATACATAAAGTCCGTTCCTGCTCTCTCCTCCAAACTCGCCAACAATTTTGATGACTTATCAGTTAAAGAAGTTGGAGATGGCAACCTTAACTTCGTCTTCATTGTTTCCAACTCTGCAGGTTCTTTTGTCATCAAACAG GCTCTGCCGTACGTTCGTTTAATTGGGGAATCGTGGCCTATGACGAAGGAGAGGGCTTATTTTGAGTCGCTGACACTGAAAGAAGAGGGTCGTTTGTGCCCTGAGCATGTCCCTGAAGTGTATCACTTTGATCGTACCATGTCTTTGATCGTCATGCGTTACTTAGAGCCCCCGCATATAATCCTTAGAAAAGGGTTGATTGCAGGAACTGAATACCCTCTTTTAGCTGAGCATATGGCTGATTTCATGGCAAAGACACTCTTCTTCACGTCTCTGCTTTTCCGTTCCACCACTAAGCACAAACGAGACG TTGCCGAATATTGTGGGAATGTGGAGCTATGCAGGCTTACTGAGCAGGTCGTTTTCTCTGACCCTTACAAAATTTCTGAACATAATCGTTGGACTGCGCCCTATCTTGATCGTGATGCCGAGGCGGTTCGGGAAGACAACCTGCTTAAGCTTGAAGTTGCTGAGCTGAAATCTAT gttcATTGAGAGGGCCCAGGCACTATTACATGCTGATTTACACACTTCTTCTGTGATGGTTACTCGTGAATCAACTCAAGTTATTGATccagaattttcattttatgGACCAATGGGTTATGATGTTGGAGCATTCTTGGGAAACTTGATTTTGGCCTTCTTTTCTCAAGACGGGCACGCTGATCAAACAAATGATCGAAAA GCCTATAAGGAGTGGATTCTTAAGACAATCGAAGACACTTGGAACCTTTTCCAGCACAAATTTACTTCACTTTGGGACGAGCACAGGAATGGTACTGGTGAAGcgtatcttccagcaatctatAACAATCCTGAGGTTCAACTCCTTGTACAGAAGAAATACATGACAAATTTGTTTCACGATAGTCTTGGATTTGGTGCTGCTAAAATGATAAG GAGAATTGTTGGTGTGGCGCATGTTGAGGATTTCGAATCCATTGCTGATGCTGCTAAAAGGGCAACTTGTGAACGACGAGCTCTTAATTTAGCTAAGATGCTtctcaaagaaagaagaaaatttgatgGCATTGCTGAAATTATTTCAGCAATTCGGCAATACTAG
- the LOC137827619 gene encoding methylthioribose kinase-like translates to MAFSEFRPLNEKSLIEYIKSVPALSSKLANNFDDLSVKEVGDGNLNFVYIVSNSAGSFVIKQALPYVRCIGESWPMTKERAYFESLTLKEEGRLCPEHVPEVYHFDRTMSLIAMRYLEPPHIILRKGLIAGTEYPLLAEHMADFMAKTLFFTSLLFRSTTDHKRDVAEFCGNVELCRLTEQVVFSDPYKISEYNRWTAPYLDRDAEAVREDNLLKLEVAELKSVFIERAQALLHGDLHTGSVMVTRESTQVIDPEFSFYGPMGFDVGAFLGNLILAFFAQDGHADQTNDRKAYKEWILKTIEDTWNLFQHKFTSLWDEHRNGAGEAYLPAIYNNPEVQLLVQKKYMTNLFHDSLGFGAAKMIRRIVGVAHVEDFESIADAAKRATCERRALDLAKMLLKERRKFEGIAEIISAIREY, encoded by the exons ATGGCTTTCTCCGAGTTCCGACCGCTCAACGAGAAGTCCCTCATCGAATACATAAAGTCCGTTCCTGCTCTCTCCTCCAAACTCGCCAACAATTTTGATGACTTATCAGTTAAAGAAGTTGGAGATGGTAACCTTAACTTCGTCTACATTGTTTCCAACTCTGCAGGTTCTTTTGTCATCAAACAG GCTCTGCCGTACGTTCGTTGCATTGGGGAGTCGTGGCCTATGACGAAGGAGAGGGCTTATTTTGAGTCGCTGACACTGAAAGAAGAGGGTCGTTTGTGCCCTGAGCATGTCCCTGAAGTGTATCACTTTGATCGTACCATGTCTTTGATCGCCATGCGTTACTTAGAACCCCCGCATATAATCCTTAGAAAAGGGTTGATTGCAGGAACTGAATACCCTCTTTTAGCTGAGCATATGGCTGATTTCATGGCAAAGACCCTCTTCTTCACGTCTCTGCTTTTCCGTTCCACCACTGACCACAAACGAGACG TTGCCGAATTTTGTGGGAATGTGGAGCTATGCAGGCTTACTGAGCAGGTCGTTTTCTCTGACCCTTACAAAATTTCTGAATATAATCGTTGGACTGCGCCCTATCTTGATCGTGATGCAGAGGCTGTTCGGGAAGACAACCTGCTGAAGCTTGAAGTTGCTGAGCTGAAATCTGT GTTCATTGAGAGGGCCCAGGCACTATTACATGGTGATCTACACACTGGTTCTGTGATGGTTACTCGTGAATCAACTCAAGTTATTGATccagaattttcattttatgGACCAATGGGTTTTGATGTTGGAGCATTCTTGGGAAACTTGATTTTGGCTTTCTTTGCTCAAGACGGGCACGCTGATCAAACAAATGATCGAAAA GCCTATAAGGAGTGGATTCTTAAGACAATCGAAGACACTTGGAACCTTTTCCAGCACAAATTCACTTCACTTTGGGATGAGCACAGGAATGGTGCTGGTGAAGcgtatcttccagcaatctatAACAATCCCGAGGTTCAACTCCTTGTACAGAAGAAATACATGACAAATTTGTTTCACGATAGTCTTGGATTTGGTGCTGCTAAAATGATAAG GAGAATTGTTGGTGTGGCGCATGTTGAGGATTTCGAATCCATTGCTGATGCTGCTAAAAGGGCAACTTGTGAACGGCGAGCTCTTGATTTAGCTAAGATGCTtctcaaagaaagaagaaaatttgaaGGCATTGCTGAAATTATTTCAGCAATTCGGGAATACTAA